Part of the Halopenitus persicus genome is shown below.
GCGGTCGCCGCGGCCGGATCCGTCGGCGGGTTTTTGGTGGTCGCCACGGAGGAAGGGCGTATGGGCTACCGCGTCGTCGATCCCGACTCGGTCGAACCGGCCCCGGACCGACCGTGCGAGATGCGCGGGCTGACGGAGCCGGCGGGGCTCTCGGAGTTCGCGATGAACCGCTATCGCGCGGCGCCGGGCGAACGGATCCCGCTGGCGTACCACTACCACGAACGACAGGAGGAGGCGTTCTACGTGCTCTCCGGGGAGCTGGCGATCGAGACGCCGGGGGAGACCTACGTGGTGCCGGCCGGACAGGTGTTCGCCGTCGATCCCGGTGACCCCCATCGCGCGTACAATCCCGCGGACGCCGAGGAGGCAGTCGAGGTGCTCGCGATCGGGGCACCGCAAACGACGGGCGACGCCAAGCCGTACGAGTCGGCCGAATCCGACGGGGCCGATCGGCTGACGGAGTGAATCGAGACCGACGAATCGGATGGATCGAAGGGCTGCCGCGTCGTTCGAAGCCGGGCCGGCCGTCAGGCCGCGTCGTCGCCGTTTCCGGGGGCGTGTACGTCGTCGTTTCGGGAGTCCCACACGAACCAAAGCATCGCGAGCGTCATCCCCGTGATGGCGACTCCGGACACGATCGTCGCGGCCGTAATGAGCGTCTGCATACCTCGGGATCCGCCGGCAGCACAAATCAACGTGTCGGCTTCGGTCGAGCGGGGATCCGGGTCGGGCAGCCGGAATCCACCGGAACGTCGACGGAACTCCCCCGGAACCGACCGGAACCCCGACGGAACCGACCGCACCCGTCGAGACGATGATCGGCGGGATTCTTGACCGTCGAGCGCGACCGCTTCGACGATGACTCTCTACGACGCGTGCAAGCCGGCGCTGTTCGCGCTCCCGCCGGAGACCGCACATCGGGCGACCCACCGGCTGTTGCGGACCGTCCAGGGGACTCCGGTGACGGAGCTCCTCCGGCGGCGGTACGTCGTCGAGGACGACCGGCTCCGGACCACGGCGTTCGGCTGCGCGTTCCCGAACCCGGTCGGCGTCGCGGCGGGGTTCGACAAGAACGCCGAGGTTCCCCGCGCGCTGGCCGCGCTGGGGTTCGGCCACGTCGAGGTCGGCGGGGTCACCGCGGAGGCCCAGCCCGGGAACCCGCGGCCGCGGATGTTCCGGCTCCGGGCCGACGAGGCGCTCATCAACCGGATGGGGTTCAACAACCAGGGCGCCGACCGCGTCGGCGAACGGCTCGCGAGCGAGCCGCTGCCGGACGTGCCGGTCGGGATCAACGTCGGGAAGTCGAAGTCGACGCCGCTGTCGGAGGCCCCGGCCGACTACCGATACACGTACGAGCGCGTCGCCGACGCCGGCGACTACTTCGTGGTCAACGTCTCGAGCCCGAACACGCCCGGGCTCCGGTCGCTGCAGAACCGGGACGCCCTCGAGTCGATCCTCGGAGAGCTGGTCGACGCCGGCGCCGCCCCCCTGCTCGTGAAGCTCTCGCCGGACCTGCCGCGGCCCGCCATCGAGGAGGCGCTGGCGGTCGTCGACGACCTCGATCTGGACGGCGTGATCGCGACCAACACGACGACGGACCGGCCGGACTCGCTGCGGAGCCCGCAGCGTGCCGAACGCGGCGGCCTCTCCGGAAAGCCGATCGAGGGGACCGCGACCGACCTGATCCGGTTCATCGCCGAGCGGACCGACGCGCCGATCGTCGGCGTGGGCGGGATCGACGACGCGTACGGCGCCTACGAGAAGATCCGCGCCGGCGCGTCGGTCGTCCAGCTATACACCGGCTTGGTTTATAAGGGGCCGAGCGTCGCCCGCGACGTCAACGCCGGACTCCTCGACCTGCTCGAGCGCGACGGGTTCGAGTCGATCGAGGCGGCCGTGGGCGTTGACCGTCGGGCATAAACATATCCGAAAACGGATTGTAATCCGAAATGGTTCGGTATAATATCATTCGATCTCGGGACAGATCGCGTCGATCGATCCGCGGTACCGCCCGAGATCCGGCCTGCGACCATGTGAGTCACCAGCCGGGGCGACGTGAGGAGTCCCGGGCGAATCCGGCCTGAACAACCCGTATTCGGCGGGTCTGCGTACGACGGTGATCGACGTCGAAGCGGCTCCCGGAGCACCTTCCGGTCTACCGATGATGGGATCGATCGTCCTCGTATGGCCAAAGATCGGCAGATTCCGGATGTATTCGAACCGCATCACGGATAACTGAACGAACTGGTTTCCGTACGTTTTAAAGGGTCGGCCACGGCCGATCCGATCAGTACGATGAGTCCGATCCCGCACCCCAACTCCCCCTCTCGATCCCTTTAAATATCAATTATATATACTACTTTGTCATCATATATGAACTATTCTTCGCCGGGCGGGGCGGTCCACTCCTCGCCGTCGTCCTGCGGTTCGTAGCCGATCGTCTCGCGAGCGTGGTCCAGGTCGTCGAGCCAGCGGCGGTCGTTGGCGCTGACGCCGTAGAAGTGGTCCCACTCGACGGAGTCGTCACGGAGGCATCGGTCGACGAGCTGCGCGAGGTCCCGCCGCGACTGCCAGAGGCCCTTCATTCGGGCGACCTGCTCCGCGTAGGCGTCGTCGCCGCGCTCCCAGCGCCCCTCGTCGACGCCGCGCTCGGCGTCGCCGTAGGGGTGATCGTACTCGGGCGCACGGACGGCGCCGATCCGGAGCGCGTAGAACCGGATCCCGTGCGCCTCGGCGCAGAGCCGGCCGAGGTCCTCACCGTGGCTCTTCGAGAGTCCGTACGGGGAGTCCGGCCGGTGGGGCTCGTCGTGTCCCGCACGAACCCCCGTGTCGTGGTAGACCTCGGGCTCGTTCCGAACCTCCGCCATCCCGACGGCGTGGTTCGAGGAGGCGAACACGATCGACTCGAGGCCCGCGTCGACCGCGGCCTCGTAGACGGCGTGGATGCCCTCCAGGTTTGACCGGAGGTCCTCGGACCAGCCCACGTCTCGGGACCCCGACGAGAACGCGCTCGCCTCCCGGATCAACTAACCGGCAGCGCGGAGTCCCCTTCTTCAAGCGCGAGCAAAGCGAGCGGTAGGGAGGGGAGGGGAGGAGCGCGTTCGTATCGCTGGGTATGTCCGTTTTCTATAAATAGCCGCGATACTACATTGAAACTGTGGCAGACGACTACGTGCGTCGGACGGCAATCACCCGCCTCTCGGTAGACGACGAGCAACGCGATCTGCTCGAAGAGACCATCTCCGAGTGGAAACGGGGCTGTCAAATCGCCACCGACCTCGCGTGGGGGCACTGCAACACCAAGAGCGATGTGCAACCCCTCGCCTACGATCCTGTGCGCGACGAGACCGACCTCGGGAGTCAGCACGCAATTCTGGCCACTCACCAAGCCGCACAAGCCATCACTGGCTGTATCGAACGCCGGGCGAAAGGCAAGAAGGTCAGCAAGCCGACGTTCACCGCGCCAACCGTGAAGTACGATACGCGGACGATGACGGTGTTCGATGACGATACCGTGTCCCTCTCTACGACGGAGCGCCGGGTGCGGTGTCCGCTCGACCTTCCCGATGCCGACGATGGCTACCAGCGACAGTACCTCGACTCGGACGAATGGAGTGTTACCGAAAGCACGCTCACCGCCCGAGACGGCGAGTTCTTCTTGCATATCGGTTTCCGCCGGTACAAGAACGATACCGAACGGAACACCGCCGAGGACGGAACGGTTCTCGGGGTTGACCTCGGTATCGAAAACCTCGCCGTCACCAGCACCGCTTACTTCTTCAGCGGGCGGGAGCTAACCCACCGACTCCGCGAGTTCGAGAAGGTACGCGCCGGGTTGCAACAGGCCGGAACACGAAGCGCTCATCGAACGCTCGTACAGTCGAGCGGTCGGGAACTTCGCTACGTCCGCGACGTGCTTCACCGAGCATCGAACGCACTGATAGACGAAGCCCTCCGATACGACTGCGACGTCATCGCGTTCGAGAACCTAACCCACATCCGCGATCGAACCGGCGCGTCGTGGGGTCACAAGTGGGCGTTCCGAACGCTCTACGAACAGGTCGAGTACAAAGCCGAAGCGGTCGGTATCTCGGTGAAGCAAGTCGGGTCGGCGTACACATCGAAGCGGTGTTGTGAGTGTGGATTCACGGCAGACGAGAACCGCCCGTCACGGAACGACTTTCGATGCGTGAAGTGCGGGTCGGAAGCGAACGCGGACTACAACGCGGCGAAGAACATCGGGATAC
Proteins encoded:
- a CDS encoding cupin domain-containing protein, translated to MGYRVVDPDSVEPAPDRPCEMRGLTEPAGLSEFAMNRYRAAPGERIPLAYHYHERQEEAFYVLSGELAIETPGETYVVPAGQVFAVDPGDPHRAYNPADAEEAVEVLAIGAPQTTGDAKPYESAESDGADRLTE
- a CDS encoding quinone-dependent dihydroorotate dehydrogenase, whose protein sequence is MTLYDACKPALFALPPETAHRATHRLLRTVQGTPVTELLRRRYVVEDDRLRTTAFGCAFPNPVGVAAGFDKNAEVPRALAALGFGHVEVGGVTAEAQPGNPRPRMFRLRADEALINRMGFNNQGADRVGERLASEPLPDVPVGINVGKSKSTPLSEAPADYRYTYERVADAGDYFVVNVSSPNTPGLRSLQNRDALESILGELVDAGAAPLLVKLSPDLPRPAIEEALAVVDDLDLDGVIATNTTTDRPDSLRSPQRAERGGLSGKPIEGTATDLIRFIAERTDAPIVGVGGIDDAYGAYEKIRAGASVVQLYTGLVYKGPSVARDVNAGLLDLLERDGFESIEAAVGVDRRA
- a CDS encoding NAD-dependent epimerase/dehydratase family protein, which codes for MGWSEDLRSNLEGIHAVYEAAVDAGLESIVFASSNHAVGMAEVRNEPEVYHDTGVRAGHDEPHRPDSPYGLSKSHGEDLGRLCAEAHGIRFYALRIGAVRAPEYDHPYGDAERGVDEGRWERGDDAYAEQVARMKGLWQSRRDLAQLVDRCLRDDSVEWDHFYGVSANDRRWLDDLDHARETIGYEPQDDGEEWTAPPGEE
- a CDS encoding RNA-guided endonuclease InsQ/TnpB family protein — translated: MADDYVRRTAITRLSVDDEQRDLLEETISEWKRGCQIATDLAWGHCNTKSDVQPLAYDPVRDETDLGSQHAILATHQAAQAITGCIERRAKGKKVSKPTFTAPTVKYDTRTMTVFDDDTVSLSTTERRVRCPLDLPDADDGYQRQYLDSDEWSVTESTLTARDGEFFLHIGFRRYKNDTERNTAEDGTVLGVDLGIENLAVTSTAYFFSGRELTHRLREFEKVRAGLQQAGTRSAHRTLVQSSGRELRYVRDVLHRASNALIDEALRYDCDVIAFENLTHIRDRTGASWGHKWAFRTLYEQVEYKAEAVGISVKQVGSAYTSKRCCECGFTADENRPSRNDFRCVKCGSEANADYNAAKNIGIRYVRRGQQSSRRTGDSQLALKSGTVKPKGGFTAYPNGFEAEFTDKPHPPRANLSE